The nucleotide window TGACCCTTTATTTGGAAGTTCCAAACCCCGGGGTTTCATGCAGAAAGCAAACATGGGTGGCTTCTCAATGGATTTAGAGTTAGCTTTGGACATTGCTTGCTCCCACTCTCTCACTTGCTGCTGGTACCTTTCCCACAATGGCGGCTGCATGACAaccaaatattttataataagttGGACGTAATAAAATGTTTCAGATAAAACAAACCACATGAACAACAAACAAACCAAAGAAACATGGTAAAATTGTCAGATAAAATTACAGCCAGAAGAGATGAACTTGAAAACTCTTCAGGCTCTAAATTAAGATGGGAGATAGAAGCAATAATATACTGCTTTATTGGTTTCCCTCAAATCCTCATTTTCAAGTTAATCCAAACCGTTTTCTttaaattccaaataaagcaCTATGACATTACAAATGTAGTTATTGCCAAATCCTCTCAAGTGCTCTTCATCAACTATTTTTTTGGTTAATATTTCGGCTTCTATAGCACAATAGTATGTCTATGATTCCAATATGGCAATACTTGGAcaattttaattatcttttatGAATGAGAACTTAAGGCATGTTATTGGTGGATATGTAAGTATTTACCTTGACACAAGATCCCACCTGCCAGAATGAagaaaatttcttcttttctAGTCAATGAagaaaatttcttcttttctAGTCCCTATATTTTAGTCTAGTAAAGTATTGTCTTCAACCATATAAATGGCCACTTGGCATAGTCCCTTTAAAACCCAAGAAAACTGTATGTATACATCATTCAAAACAAAAGCCGAGCATAAACAATtccagaaaaaaaaaaggaactatttttaatatattttttaacaaGTAATACATATACTTGGCTTTTTATTCTTTACTTCCATTTTTAATTTACTTCAAATACTTAATCACAAGATCATTAACATGCTAGGTGAAATATTTAAAAAGGATATGAAGCAAAATGTATTATAATCTATCTTTTCCTTTCCTTCAATAAACCAAACCAGGGTTGCTCATTATCCGTGCTTTTACTTTTCTTTACACATTTTAGCTATCCAAACAAAGAAATGAAGTACCCATTCCTTTCCCCTTAAAACCCTCTTTTCCTTTCCTAACTCAATCCAAACAAAGTGTTAAAATGAATAGGAATAGCCACTAAAATACAATTTCGACAAAATAGAATTAATATGATTAAGTGTCAAAACTTCAAAAGGCAATCAATCATCTTTACCCAGGAACATAATACAAAAGATCCCTAAGTTTTACACCATGGGTTCCATAGAAGCTACTAAGGTTGATTGCAATACACAGACAAGAAACAAGGAAAAGATCCTAAGCTTGACACCTACGGTCCTTTGGAGTCGCACTTAAGCTTGAATGCATCACCCAAACACAAAAAAAAGATGCTGGAAATTATTGGATAAAAGTCTAAATATCAATAGAAAGAATACATTGGTTTAAATGAACTCCTACAAAATACAACTACTAATCCCCATGCTATGTTTGGGAAGATGAATTAAAAAAGTCTATTTCGATTTGATTGTTATGTGAATTTTGAGGATGAATCCAGAAATTAACTAAGAATCAATAGACCTGCATTTTTAGTGTACAAAATAAATCCATAAATTCCAATCTGCTCGTAGACTAAAAAGGATTGACATTATAGACATAAAAGTCAAAGAAACAAATGCATGAAAAATAAGCATTTTGAAAGATACCTGGAGATGACGAATCAAAGGCATTCCAACTCTCTGCCTCTTCTGCTTCCAATGCCCATAGATTGCTGTGATTACTTTCATGGACCCAACTCCAGCCATGAGCTCCTGTATTTCTTCAGAAGTAAACTCATTGCACTGTTGAGTATATGCAGCCTTCTCAAACATGTCCATAATCTTCTCAAACATTTCATCAGACAATTCCAAAGAATTGCCAATATCACTTCCAGAAGATTTCTGAATTATCGAAATCCACTGTTCATCATCACTATCCATGTCATATAAAACACGGGATGGATCCAAAGCCATCTCGACATCAGTTTCAACCTGACGTAAGTACTTGGAAGAACTGCGAACAAATGCCACTTCCACTgcgttttcatcatattcctctaTCAAGCGAACCCCAGGAATAGGAATGTTCTTCACAGAAGCAGCTCGAACATTTCGGTTGTAGCACTCTTCATGCATCTCCTTGAAAAGAGCCCACTGACTCCTGTCTGTGAACTCCAAGATCCAATCCTTTCCTCCTTTCCACATCATAGCATGTGTAAAGCGATTGGTAGATCCGGGCTGCAGGAACTGATGTGCCTTGTAAGAGTACCTCATAGACCCCGACACTTTCACAGCCAGCTTCCATTCATTATGATCAAAAAGCTCTAGCACAACCTGCACTCCACATTCTCGCCATCCTCTGTCACCAATAGTAATTAGTACATTTGCATCACAAGATAATAAATCCAAGTTCCTCTGGGAGCCTCTAGAAACATCAGACGATCTCTTCTCATTAGCCCTCCTAATTCGCTTGTGAGGAAGAACTCTCTGCTGCAGGCCTTTACTTCTTGAGCTGTAATCTAAACTTCCAAGGGGCATTGAGTATGACACCTGAGTTCGTGGCTTCTTAGGTCCATTTCCAAAATTACCGTGAAAGAAATCAGCCTTCCCATCTGACCACCCATGAGCATGAAAACCAATCGATGAACTACTTCTATTTCGATGCCATGTACTTCTAGGAGCAGTAGGATTAGGACTTGGGATAATGCCACTGTTCATATTCAAAGTTAAATCAGTAGACTGTCGTGTACTGGGTAATTCACTGTCAACATGCTTTCCATATTGATCAAAGGGTGGAATCTCAACCCTAATGCCACTCAAAATGGAACCAGACCTTGCAGTCTCCTTATCAGCATCAAATGGAGACTTTGATAACAAAACAAATTGCTGAGACTCAGAATTGTCACATTGTTGCTTTTGTAATGGAACTGAGGCTATGGCTCCAACTTCAGGTTCATGAGAACTGGCAAAAGTTCCATCAACAATTTGATCATTATTTTTGTACTCTCGAGAGGACTTTTTCAAGCATCCATTACCACAACCAGAGAGATCAGATGTTAACTCAGCATCAGAAGCAACTTCCTTCGATGAAGCCTTCAGATTTTTTTCTACGCTACTTTCAGAATTGTTGTTCATGGAGTCATCTCTACTAGAACTGTCATCCAACAACAAATTACCAGAGCTTCCTGGTTGCTCAATGGAGTCATGATCGCCAAAGCTAATGCGAGCTAGACTACGTTCCATAATTAGCTTAAGATGCAAACTAAGAAAGAATGTTGGTGCAGCACCAAAAGAAAGGGCAAACCGAGGAAGATTTCTAAGCTTCTCAGAATTGCAAGAAAACTGGCCAAGTTTCAGAAAACTAGATTCTCTGGAGACACCCATAAGGCTGATACCCTGCCTATACTTTCTCCTACTTAAACCCTGGTCAACAAAAACAAATTTCATACTATTTAATACAGATACCAACAATAAAAGAAAGGTATTAATATCTCAGACTGTACAGCAAGTTTAAAACTCGCAGGAGCCTATGGTTGATAGTTAATGAACACAACCAAAACTAAAACTATATAAAGATTTTTTGAGGCATGGGTGATCACAAGTAAGACAtactcacaaaaaaaaaaaaaaaaaacatgaggaTTCAATATCAGAATAACATGGAGAACAAGCATACCTCAACTGATGAGGAGACTTTGCAAGCAGGGGAACCAAGTAGCTGATTAGTTCCATTCTGAAGCGCCTTAATGTTATCATAAGTGCAATCAGACAGAGGTAATTGCCTATTGAGCAGAGTATGTTTTTTCAGCTTAGAATCCAAGAACATCCATTTTGAATGCTTCACATCATGGAAGTTGTAAAAAGCAAAGACAATCTGCCTCCTGAAATCTTGAGAACAAGATAATTTGAACCTGATTGAAGTTACAGGCAACTGCATACCAGTATACTTCCCCTGCTCAGTGGGTCGATAAAATACCATCAGGACCTGGAAAACAAAAGCTATAGCCTGTTTCAGGGAACCTTCAAACAGGAAAAACCTGAGTCCAACTTCATTATCGACGAAAAGGATCTCCATATGGACCATTGGCCAGACAGTCATCACTGTACCACACTGCAGCAACAAAAAAGTACGAACTAGCCAAAGGCACTTTGTACCAAATAAGTTATTTGAGACAGAGGGCACAGGGAAGCTCAACCCAAGCCTGAATTGTTTTGAATGTATCAATGAGATATTTAATTGTAACTGCCCTGCATTATCACTAAACAACAAATCTCGTTCAGGATCCAGCCTTCCCAGGCAAGCATCAACTA belongs to Gossypium arboreum isolate Shixiya-1 chromosome 7, ASM2569848v2, whole genome shotgun sequence and includes:
- the LOC108450750 gene encoding uncharacterized protein LOC108450750, encoding MENRIGNSHGAEIPKKSRSLDLKSLYKSGDSKESSENRSLKRKESSQEGDGEKRSNNNNKRKKSRKSLPLSSFRTVHDSDSSKSLTEVYNGGFSSKLHDPESLKKLGLSQKLNNGCTADGISVSLGNNGTKIPRRKRRFVGRKKFEDGQALKLAGRSNCKEVVNEEVKLVSEDSGIQNESLKVKQDKIDDFKENRNSESISIQHLKEEDGVAGYLAVNDGDSLLRKPQRKPRKRKDSVKSDKSVANMAESLVETCDAFQEDDEENLEENAARMLSSRFDPCCTGFSSNSKVSVSPSDNGLSFLLSSGQNASSGSKNLSGSESASVDASGRILRPRKSHKEKVNSRKRRHFYEIFSGDLDADWVLNRRIKVFWPLDKNWYYGLVYDYDKERKLHHVKYDDRDEEWIDLRNERFKLLLFPSELPCKSQRKRTRRDRGSDDRIRNVKLNKENGKKNFMTEDDSSNGSYMDSEPIISWLARSTHRVKSCPSRSMKRQKTSASSLSSPGQPLSCDEAVDENGCLYEGSLKGSKVKLFNSTALPGKSVGSRRVQDSSLGSTSYSNRKHPIVYFRRRFRRTDNVLCHASKGNCITSSASESITSFVCVDEFQDLGVVDACLGRLDPERDLLFSDNAGQLQLNISLIHSKQFRLGLSFPVPSVSNNLFGTKCLWLVRTFLLLQCGTVMTVWPMVHMEILFVDNEVGLRFFLFEGSLKQAIAFVFQVLMVFYRPTEQGKYTGMQLPVTSIRFKLSCSQDFRRQIVFAFYNFHDVKHSKWMFLDSKLKKHTLLNRQLPLSDCTYDNIKALQNGTNQLLGSPACKVSSSVEGLSRRKYRQGISLMGVSRESSFLKLGQFSCNSEKLRNLPRFALSFGAAPTFFLSLHLKLIMERSLARISFGDHDSIEQPGSSGNLLLDDSSSRDDSMNNNSESSVEKNLKASSKEVASDAELTSDLSGCGNGCLKKSSREYKNNDQIVDGTFASSHEPEVGAIASVPLQKQQCDNSESQQFVLLSKSPFDADKETARSGSILSGIRVEIPPFDQYGKHVDSELPSTRQSTDLTLNMNSGIIPSPNPTAPRSTWHRNRSSSSIGFHAHGWSDGKADFFHGNFGNGPKKPRTQVSYSMPLGSLDYSSRSKGLQQRVLPHKRIRRANEKRSSDVSRGSQRNLDLLSCDANVLITIGDRGWRECGVQVVLELFDHNEWKLAVKVSGSMRYSYKAHQFLQPGSTNRFTHAMMWKGGKDWILEFTDRSQWALFKEMHEECYNRNVRAASVKNIPIPGVRLIEEYDENAVEVAFVRSSSKYLRQVETDVEMALDPSRVLYDMDSDDEQWISIIQKSSGSDIGNSLELSDEMFEKIMDMFEKAAYTQQCNEFTSEEIQELMAGVGSMKVITAIYGHWKQKRQRVGMPLIRHLQPPLWERYQQQVREWEQAMSKANSKSIEKPPMFAFCMKPRGLELPNKGSKHRSQRKISVSGQSQHALVDHEGCHSFGRRSNGFLFGDEKVLYPAHNYESLEDSPLSQASPRSRDAGNMAYFPMGSDRFDKNHIKKLQRSKSKKYGSFLPSNGPQMMDSYNHRLIGKRNGIHQWNRGICEWSSQRHYFSDSVQRHGPEQWDNSDIDEFTLRDASSAAQHALKMAKFKREKAQRLLFRADLAIHKAMVALATAEAMKESSEDLNGDG